The genomic segment GCCTACTGATATAGTGGGCGTTTTCCTGTTTTCGAGATTTAGGTTTCCTGCAAGTACCTGGAACATCAAACGGGGATTCGTCCACGTTTTGTGTCCAAAGGTACTTGCAGGAATCATTTTTGTTTGGTGGCGCGACGCATTATAAAACTATAATGCTACATGGCTAAATCATTGATTGAAGAGCTGCCCCGCATTGTGAGCGAGGGTAGGCGAGAGGCTGCCCAGATACTGGAGCGGCTGAGTAGTGGCACGCAGATTGGTCTGCAGACCAACGAACTGGTGCTGCCGAGTAAGGACGTAAGCGGACTGTTCAAGGGCAGTTCGCCGCAGATTCCCAATGCTTTCAACATGGCGGGAGGCAATGGTGACGGTTGGATGAACCGCCTTATCTATGGCGATAACCTCTTAGCGATGCAGGCTTTGCTTGCTGGCGATGCACAAACGGGCTTGCCCTCGCTTCGCGGAAAAGTCGATTTGATTTATATTGACCCGCCATTTGATTCAAAGGCAGACTATCGAACGAATATCACTTTACCTAATGGAACTGTTCAACAAAAGCCAACAGTATTAGAACAATTTGGTTATGTAGATTTATGGGAAGAGGGTACAATAAGTTATCTTAAATATTTGTATCCTCGGATATTATTGATGAAGGAATTACTTTCTGACACAGGACAATTATACATACAGATTGATTGGCATATTGGAGCATATATGAAAGTCGTTTTGGATGATATATTTGGCAAAAGCAATATGTTAAATGAAATTATCTGGCATTATCAAAGTGGAGGCATTCCAGAAAGCTGTTTTGCAAGAAAGCATGATACAATCTATTTATATAAGAAGGGTAATATCCATAAATTCAATGTTGATGGAGCTTCATTCCCAAGAAATATTTGTCAAGTTTGTGGCAACAAAACTGAGAAGTGGAATAATCTAAAAAAAGAAATTGATGCAGATGGTAGAGTCTATCGTACAATTAAATCAGCAGGTAAAATTTACAAATACTATGATGACGAACCTGTATTACTTTCAGATGTTTGGTATGATATAAGTCATATACAACAGAAGGATCCGCAAAGAACTGGGTATGCCACTCAAAAGCCCGAAGCCCTCCTCGAACGCATTATCAAAGCCTCGTCCAACGAAGGCGACCTTGTCTGCGACTTCTTTGGCGGCAGCGGTACAACGGCAGCCGTAGCCGAGCGATTGGGCAGGCGATGGATAACTTGCGACATCGGCAAGCCTGCATCGTTGGTGATGCGCAAGAGGTTTATTGACCAAGAGGTGAAGCCTTTCCTCTATCAGAGCATCGGCGACTATCAGAAGGAGGCGTTCCGCAACAACAAGCGCTATAAGCATGTGGGCGACTTGAGCCAAGTGGTGTTAGGACTGTATGGTGCGCTGCCCTTCACGCCAGAGCAGACCAACGACCGCAACTTCGGATATATAAAAGGTACACGAACGCTGGTGATGGTCGATTCGCCCAACCGACTGACAACAGCCGCTACGATTCGTCGTGCTGTCGAGGCTAAGGCCAGTCTGTTGGGCGGCGACTGGGAAAAGGTAGTCGTTTTAGGTTGGAACTTCGCCTTCGATATCTCGTCAGCCATTCAGAAGTATCAGGACTCGAATGTGGAGGTGCTGGTGATTCCGCCCGACCTGCTGGACAAGTTAGCCAAGAAAGGCTACAAGAAACTGATAGACGACCGAAGCGTGCGCTTCTCGTCATTACAGTATTTGACTGCAAAGACTACGATGATAAAGCAGACGGGTGAGAATGACGAGATTGATGTGGAACTGGAGAACTACGTGTTGCTGTCGCCCGATAATATCCCGTTGGACGATAAGGACAAGGCGAAATTGCAACAGGTGTTGGAGCGCGACCCGCTCTCGCTAATAGAATACTGGAGCATTGACCCCGATTATGACGGTGCGACCTTCCGCTCAACGTGGCAGGACTATCGGGAGAATGTGGATAACGACAACGACCCGTTGCACTGTGTCTATAAGACGAGGCTGAGAGTGCCACACAAGACCAGTCGCCAACTGTGCGTGAAGGCAGTAGATGTGTTTGGTTTTGAGAGTCAGGTGGTGTTAAATGTGGAATGGATGTAACGGGAGAGATTTATAGGATATGGCAACAAACGGAATGAATGTTTCGCTGGAATTAGCCAAGCGCCTCAGCGAGACGGTTAATGCAGCATGGGAGAGTGGCGAACTGATGGAGCAGGTAACTCCGACTACGCAGGAACTGCTGAAGTTTTGGTTCTCGGAAGAATATTGCTCACTACGCAATCGGAACTTCCATGCAGGACAACGACAGGCTATCCTCAACATCGTGTATCTGCACGAGGTGATGGACGTAAAGAATGTGCTGGACTATTACGAGCAGGTAACGCCCGACCTGATGCCGATAGTCGATTTAGGCACCTTGGGACAGAAGAAATATCAGATGCCTAAATATGCCGTGAAGATGGCAACGGGAACGGGCAAGACGTGGGTGATGCATGCCCTGCTGCTGTGGCAGATGTTGAATGCAAGAAGAGAAGCCTCCCCCACCACCTCCGAAGGAGGGAAGATGCGATTCCGTTTCACGAAGAACTTTTTGATTGTAGCACCTGGACTCATTGTATATGACCGTCTGCTGGATGCCTTCTGCGGACGGATGGAGCGTGACAAGGAAGAGCGTAATATCGAAACGAACGACTTCTATCTGAATCAGGAAGTATTCATTCCTGTGCATTATCGGCAAGAGGTGTTTTCGTTTATCCAGAACAATGTGGTGACGAAAGAAGAAGGAATCGGACGTAAGACAACAGGCGACGGACTGATTGCCTTGACGAACTGGCATTTGTTTGAAAACCAGATTGCGGATGAACCGAATGAATCACAGCTAAAGGATATTCCAGCTATGATTAACGAACTGCTACCGATTCGGCCTGGCAAAGCTGCTGGAAATGACTTAGGTATGTTGGACCGCCGCTATCTGCGAGGCTCGGAACTGGAATATCTGGCTGAGTTGGACGACATCATGGTAATCAACGACGAGGCTCATCATATCCACGAGTTGAAACGCAATGGAGAAATTGAGGAGGTGGAATGGCAGAAGGGCCTGAATGCCATTGCGGAGAAGAAAGGAGAACGATTCTTCCAGATAGACTTCTCAGCTACGCCATACGACCAACGAGGGGCGGGAAAGAAAGTGCAGAAGTGCTTCTTCCCGCATATCATCGTTGACTTTGACTTGGCAACAGCCATGCGCAAAGGATTGGTAAAGACGCTGTTGCTCGACCGCCGCCAGGAACTGACAGAACTGAAAGACTTGGACTATAAGGCCGTGCGTGATGAGCGCAACAAGGTTTGCGACCTGAGCGACGGGCAGCGGTTGATGCTTCGTGCCGGAATCGCTAAGTTGAAGAAACTGGAAACGGAGTTTACGGCTGTCGATGAAAAGAAGAATCCGAAGATGCTCGTCATCTGTGAAGACACGTCGGTTGCACCATACGTGAACCAACTGATGCTGGACGAGGGCATGATGCAGGATGAGGTCGTAACCATTGACAGTAACGCTAAAGGAGAAGTGACGGAAGAGGAATGGAAAGAAACCAAGAAAAAGCTCTTCGATATAGACAAATACCAAAAGCCCAAAGTGATTGTCTCTGTCTTGATGTTACGAGAAGGCTTCGATGTGAACAATATCTGCGTTATTGTGCCGTTGCGTTCTTCGGAGGCTCCCATCCTGCTGGAGCAGATTATCGGGCGTGGTCTTCGCCTGATGTGGCGAGAACCGGAATATCAGAGCATCAAGGAGGATGACCGCAAGCGCGTGTTGCAACTCCATAGTCAGCCAGACACCTATATTGATATGTTGAGCATTATTGAGCATCCGGCATTCATCCAATTCTATGAAGAACTGTTCGCACAAGGACTGGCAGTGGAAGAGACGGGTGAGACTGGTGCGGAAAGTGCTACGGGCGACATCATCAAAGTGGGATTGCGGGAGAACTTTGGGCAGTTCGACTTCGAATGGCCCATCATCGTGAGAGAAGCTGAAGAGGAGTTGGAAGATGTGGAGATAGACATCAATGCGCTGCAACCCTTCACGGCGTTCCCGTTGGAACGGCTTCGGCAGTTCTTGGCGCAGGATGGCGAGGTGTTTATCTCTCAGGAAGCAATTTCAAAGACGCAGTTTGGACGGTACAAGGTAACAGCCAATCTATTCACGGCAACAAGTTATAATGAGTTTCTGCAGAAACTGTTGCGCACCATTACGCTGAGATTCGACCGCATCAGTTCGCATCGCGAAATGCCAGTGCCCAACCTTCAGATTAACGGAGCAAGGACGATAGCTGTCGTGGATCAGTATATCCGCACCCGGTTGTTTGGTCAGGTGTTCAACCCCTTTAATGGTAGCGACTGGAAGATCCTGCTCTCGAAAGATGCCATCGTTACCAAACACATCATTGAAGAAATGGCACATGCCGTCTTCAATCTCCAAAATCATATCATGACAACAGATGCACAGGTTGTTCATACTCGTTTCTCGTCGGTGCCGGAAGTCAAAATGAGAGAATCTTTCTCGATGGAAACGCACAAAACCATCTATGAACGACAGGGCTATCCCTCACATGGCGGCGGATTGGAAAGGGCGTTTATCGAATTTCTGGACAAAGATGGGGAGGTGGAACGCTTCTTGAAAATCAGTGAGAATATGCATCCGTTTGCAGTCATCTATTACATGCGTAGTGACGGACTCATGGCGACCTATCATCCCGACTTTATTGTCGCAACTGAGGAGAAAGTGTATCTGATTGAAACGAAAGGAAATGACAAACTGTTCGATAAGAATGTGCGGCAAAAGCAAACTGCTGCAGTAGAGTGGGTGCGGAAAATCAATGAGTTGAAACCAGAAGAACGGATGAGCCGTGAATGGGAGTATGTGCTCATCGGCGAGGACCATTTCTATGGACTTGCTTCCGGTGGCGCTTCATTGGTGGAGATTTGTGATCGGTGCAAAGTTTCGCTTTCGGTTGCTACGGGCGAACTTTTTACATGATTCTATTTCTGATAAGATTTTGTCTGACGTAGATGCCCGCGACTTCTACAGATATTGCACGAGCAGTTTCCAGACGGCGATGATGTGGCAGACGGAGCCTGCAAGGACGAAGAAGTGGAAGATGGTGTGGTTGTGGTTGATGCGGCGCAGGCTGTAGAAGAATGCGCCGGTGATGTAAAACACGCCTTCGGCGATGATCCAGGAGACGGAAACCATGCCCACACATGCGATGAGCGGCTTGAATGCCACGAGTACGGACAGTCCCATCAAAACGAAACAGGTGGTTTCCATATTGCTGTGTGCCTTGAGTTTCGTCAGGCTGACAATCGTTCCGACAATGGCGCAGAGCCA from the Prevotella sp. Rep29 genome contains:
- a CDS encoding site-specific DNA-methyltransferase; the protein is MAKSLIEELPRIVSEGRREAAQILERLSSGTQIGLQTNELVLPSKDVSGLFKGSSPQIPNAFNMAGGNGDGWMNRLIYGDNLLAMQALLAGDAQTGLPSLRGKVDLIYIDPPFDSKADYRTNITLPNGTVQQKPTVLEQFGYVDLWEEGTISYLKYLYPRILLMKELLSDTGQLYIQIDWHIGAYMKVVLDDIFGKSNMLNEIIWHYQSGGIPESCFARKHDTIYLYKKGNIHKFNVDGASFPRNICQVCGNKTEKWNNLKKEIDADGRVYRTIKSAGKIYKYYDDEPVLLSDVWYDISHIQQKDPQRTGYATQKPEALLERIIKASSNEGDLVCDFFGGSGTTAAVAERLGRRWITCDIGKPASLVMRKRFIDQEVKPFLYQSIGDYQKEAFRNNKRYKHVGDLSQVVLGLYGALPFTPEQTNDRNFGYIKGTRTLVMVDSPNRLTTAATIRRAVEAKASLLGGDWEKVVVLGWNFAFDISSAIQKYQDSNVEVLVIPPDLLDKLAKKGYKKLIDDRSVRFSSLQYLTAKTTMIKQTGENDEIDVELENYVLLSPDNIPLDDKDKAKLQQVLERDPLSLIEYWSIDPDYDGATFRSTWQDYRENVDNDNDPLHCVYKTRLRVPHKTSRQLCVKAVDVFGFESQVVLNVEWM
- a CDS encoding DEAD/DEAH box helicase family protein, translating into MATNGMNVSLELAKRLSETVNAAWESGELMEQVTPTTQELLKFWFSEEYCSLRNRNFHAGQRQAILNIVYLHEVMDVKNVLDYYEQVTPDLMPIVDLGTLGQKKYQMPKYAVKMATGTGKTWVMHALLLWQMLNARREASPTTSEGGKMRFRFTKNFLIVAPGLIVYDRLLDAFCGRMERDKEERNIETNDFYLNQEVFIPVHYRQEVFSFIQNNVVTKEEGIGRKTTGDGLIALTNWHLFENQIADEPNESQLKDIPAMINELLPIRPGKAAGNDLGMLDRRYLRGSELEYLAELDDIMVINDEAHHIHELKRNGEIEEVEWQKGLNAIAEKKGERFFQIDFSATPYDQRGAGKKVQKCFFPHIIVDFDLATAMRKGLVKTLLLDRRQELTELKDLDYKAVRDERNKVCDLSDGQRLMLRAGIAKLKKLETEFTAVDEKKNPKMLVICEDTSVAPYVNQLMLDEGMMQDEVVTIDSNAKGEVTEEEWKETKKKLFDIDKYQKPKVIVSVLMLREGFDVNNICVIVPLRSSEAPILLEQIIGRGLRLMWREPEYQSIKEDDRKRVLQLHSQPDTYIDMLSIIEHPAFIQFYEELFAQGLAVEETGETGAESATGDIIKVGLRENFGQFDFEWPIIVREAEEELEDVEIDINALQPFTAFPLERLRQFLAQDGEVFISQEAISKTQFGRYKVTANLFTATSYNEFLQKLLRTITLRFDRISSHREMPVPNLQINGARTIAVVDQYIRTRLFGQVFNPFNGSDWKILLSKDAIVTKHIIEEMAHAVFNLQNHIMTTDAQVVHTRFSSVPEVKMRESFSMETHKTIYERQGYPSHGGGLERAFIEFLDKDGEVERFLKISENMHPFAVIYYMRSDGLMATYHPDFIVATEEKVYLIETKGNDKLFDKNVRQKQTAAVEWVRKINELKPEERMSREWEYVLIGEDHFYGLASGGASLVEICDRCKVSLSVATGELFT